Genomic segment of Eriocheir sinensis breed Jianghai 21 unplaced genomic scaffold, ASM2467909v1 Scaffold1366, whole genome shotgun sequence:
ACTTGAGTCCTGGACTAAAATGACTTCTAAGAAGGGCTAGAAACACGTTCTCTGAGTCAAAATGGGGGTTTTTGAGGACGGTGAGTTCAATAGTGACATTTTCAACACCACCTGgggtcatcttcatcatcttcaaggTCAAAAAGTCATATTTCAAGGTCAAAATAGTGAATTTTGGTCATTTTTACTCGTTTTTGTGTGTAACTCATAGATGGTGAGGGATGGCTGATTATAATAAGAGGCAAGTCTGTAGTTCTGTCCAAATTTAATATATATTGTCAAATATTGTATTACTCAAACATTCCAAACAAGCCCTAAAACAATGAAACactaaaataagaaataaagaacggTATTTCTCATCACAACAAAACTCAAAGACATTAACATTTGATTAGATGAACATCGCTAGATGGAGCTTTTCTTGCCTCCTGAGGCATCTCACAGCCTTTTCTTTGTCACTTACATTGAGAACCTGAGCTTTCAATAGAATGTTGGCTAAAGTCGTACATGCTGCATTATTAGTAGCTAAAGGTGCATCTACAAAAGATAACAATTCAGCAAAATGAAAGCGGCAATGCATTTTAGTCATGGCATGCAAATTATAGGCATTATGTACAAAAAGACAGTTGAAATAGTTGGCACACTCAGTCCACCTCTATTCAAATGATCTAAGAACTCAGATGACACCTCGTTACCATCTTCATCATCCATGATATCCTCCATACTAGTGCTATTACAATATTTATGAACAAGGTATCCAGCCAAATATACAACTTTATGCTTAAGGTTATCAGCAGACCTCAAGAGCTCCCGAGTGTCTTGAGGTGATCTCGTCAATGAGTTCACTTCGCTCATCTGGATTTATGGAAGAAGTACAATTCTTGTCGCAATCAAGCACACGAGAACTAGATTCTGGCATAATGTCATGCTTTAGAAGTGTCTGCAAATTTGTAACTTTTGCTGCAGCCATAATGTCAACTACATCAATGTAGAAGTTTCCACCACTTCTTTGCCTGGCTTGACCGAAAAACTTTTCCAAGGCTTCATCCGCGAATATAGCAGGAAGAACGTAGTCAAAGTCTTTCTCTGCCAGAAGCAATTTGGCAGCAGCCACATTATTACGTGTAGACACAATGAATGCTTCAGCAGTTTGCTTAGTTAACTTCGGCTTACGACCACTACCTCCTTGCCATGTGCAGGTCGATATAATTTGGCAGACGTCCTCCAACTTAGTGAAAGATGTACAGTCTGCTGTCCAAGGCTGTCTGGATTCGTCACGTAGATGTCTAGCTGAGAAACGGTCTTTCACATTCATCATCTTGAACCACTCACTCATTGTCTGGGTGAGAATGATGGTGCCTTCGCTGATGCCCAATGAATCCTTGAAGGTCTTTAAGGCAGCGACAGTCTTGTCATTGAACACCTGACATACTAAGGGTACGCTCTGGCGTTGAAGGGGTTTGGGGAAAACAGCGGTGTGCGTCAGCTTGGTTAAGCGAATAGGAGTAGCTCGGTCGATCTCATAAAGCTTCCGAATATCACTCCAGTAAGCTTTGTACTCATTGCCATGTACAAGAAATGAGAGTGTCTGGCCATCAACAGTAATCCAGTTGTTACGAACATTTTTGAAGATGTGCACGTAGTCGTACACTAAGAACATAGATTGCTCTTGAATGGATAGCACTTGACAACTTCCAGGTCCTCCAAGTTTCGAATAAACACTGCGATTGGTATTGCAATTGTCACATATCAAAGAAATCACAGTACCGCCAGCACCAACTACAGCTGAGGCAGCTTCAGTAAGAAGTTCACTCAGCTTATCGGCAGCTAGCTTTTTGCAGGGTAAAACGCGTAGAATATAGCGTGGACCACCAAAATGGCAGGCAACTTCAACAACCATAGCATGTGAAGCAAGCATTTCATGGCCACTACCCGCTGCAACGTTTTGAGCATATCCTAGAACATGTCCTCCAGAAAATCGCAATGTCTCGATCAGCTTTACTTCATCAAACATTAGATTCACCAAACGCTGCTGCGGCTTAAGCTGGTCGAATAACGTTTTGAGGTTGGAGTCCTGCAGACTACTAGAAAGcacctcttttatcttttttgttgatGGTAGAATGATTAAGCCAGATCGACGAATCATTTTGTATGCACTGGGTGATATGTTGTGAAGCTGCATTGCGAATATCAGTGTCGGTATGAAATCGACGACCATCAGGAGGTTTGAACACAAGCCGCAGCTGTGACAGAATGAAGGTTAAATGAGGAAGCTCGTGTGCCTCAGTCATTTTGCAGAGCTGGCTTATTATGTACTGAAGACTTTCCTGGCTTGTGTACTCATAGGTGTTTACCTGTTCAGTTATGGATCTAATCTGGGACCATTTTGAGAGCAAGCTGTTCTTTTGCAAAGGAAAAAGTCGTTTAGGCACCTCAATGCCATCTTTCTCAACTCTATTCAAGAATAGGAATCCAAAAGGTGAGTTGACTTGTTGTAGATGAAAGAACTGCTTGACAGTTTGTCCAGTAGCGTCAGTTCTTGATAGGTAGAGATTTTTCTGGTCTTTTATGACGTTAAAACCAGGAAAATAGGAGCTAATTTTGGCGCGAAATTGGTCGAAATCTCGGATTTTGTCTGCAGCCTCAGCAGCTGCATGCACCTTTTTAGCTCTTGATTGTGATGTAGAAGATGATGTTGGGCGTGGGGCTGAGGTAACCTGCTTCAAAGCTGATTTTGGTATTCCAGGAAATATTGATGGAGGTTGTTTGGGTCGCTTGCCACCCTTAACTGACACCCATTCACAATTGAAATGTGTCTCACAAATATATATCTCCTTCAAGCGTCTCAAGCTTTCTTTCTCATTCGGCATTGCCAatatccatctctccctctcctcaggaTCTTTTGGGAAGGATATGACTTTTACATAAGGTGTCCCATCATAGTTCCCTTTACAACCAAAGCAGCTACAGTGACGTGGCATATTGTGAGATCACCAGCTGGACCGTTTCTataacaaaaacagaaacaaaacacaTTAGTCAGTGAGATTTGAACAGAAAATGGGATTTGCatagaaaacgagataaaaacaggaaaagttGTGGGAGCAAAATGATCTTAAAATTTGAAAATACATAACATATgtcaatttaaaaaaaatcagGCATGAAGTCTCTCAGACTCAAGTTAAAAACCCCGAGGTCCTGACGTTCCAGTCCTTCCTTAAAGGAGTCTATGGAATGACCACATAAATAAACTCGATGCCAAGATATCCGATTTGACAACTAGCCTGGAATTCACCCAGCGTGAGGTTGACGATCTCAACTCAAGCAAGAAAGACTatgaaaaagagaagcaggaTGCCAAAGATGAAATTGAGAAGCTAACAGAGCAAGTTGAATCATCGCATTTGAAGATCAGAGAACTTGAAGAGAGATTAAACTATCAGGAAGATTATAGCAGAAGGAGCAACGTGCGAATCAGTGGCATGGAGGAGCGTGGAGCCACTGAGACATGGGAGCAGACGGCGGCTGCCGTGACGTCACTCCTGGAGGAGAAGATGCAGCTGCCGGGACTCGTGTTGGAGCGAGCCCATCGTGTTGGTGTGCGCCACGACGGCAGGCCTCGTCCCATCGTAGCAAGATTCTCCCGTTACTGCGATCGAGAAGCTGTGATGAGGAACTCCAAGAAGCTGAGGGGCACGAACATATTCGTGAACGATGATCTCTGTGCAGCGTCACAAGCCgtgaagaatgctcagatgcctctACTAAAACAGGCAAGAGCACAAGGGAAAGTGGCATTCTTCCGTCACACCAAGTTAATCATCAAAGACAAGACCAGCGACGTTGGAGTTGATCGGATGCGGCAGTCGACGGGGACCGCGGGAGTGCGGGGTGTGGCTGGCGCCGGGGTACGGGCGGAGCcggggcctgctgctgctgctgctgctggtggggtcgtcgtggaggtggcgggggcatgggctggcgccgggaatggtcccttccccaccctgcccgcgcctcttcgtgatggtccggccccctgctcgtctccttccactcctgctaCTACACCTGCTGCCTCGACACAGAATAAGCCGGTGAAGAAAAGTC
This window contains:
- the LOC126989892 gene encoding uncharacterized protein LOC126989892, producing MEERGATETWEQTAAAVTSLLEEKMQLPGLVLERAHRVGVRHDGRPRPIVARFSRYCDREAVMRNSKKLRGTNIFVNDDLCAASQAVKNAQMPLLKQARAQGKVAFFRHTKLIIKDKTSDVGVDRMRQSTGTAGVRGVAGAGVRAEPGPAAAAAAGGVVVEVAGAWAGAGNGPFPTLPAPLRDGPAPCSSPSTPATTPAASTQNKPVKKSLRSAVRK